The stretch of DNA CTTCTTGCCCTCTGATGCACCAAGCATCAGCTTCTCTCCCTGCTTGCACACCTAAATTTCACCATCAACACTCAATGTCAAACCTTGATCTCCTACATACTGTGCCTGTATTCAACTGTTCCATTCCTCCATAATTACACCATCATGGACAAATCCTGCAAAAAGGAGTTGGGATCATGGcacttcttcttttcctcttaGAACAACCTTTCCTTTTATTTATGACAGCCACATAACTTAACCCCAAAACATCCAGCTGTAGACCAACACATCACTCTTAATAAGATTTGGATGTTAATATGGGGGCAGATGGTTTGCTGCCAATAGGCTTCGAGAACTGTCCTTGCTCCTCATACTAACTTGTCACTACTACCATTCTTGGGTGACACGAGTGGTCCAAAAGTTATCCTCCTTCATTCAGACAACCTCAATGCCGTTGATATCATAATTCATGATACATCATGAAGTTCATCTGCAAACTGACCCTAATCTCAGCCCAAAAACTGTTCATCATTGCTGACTTACTGTTTTCATTCTAGAAATTCACTCTCTGTACCAGTTGCTCCAATCTCGGCCACCATTTTCACCTGAACCCTCAGCCCCTTCACCTTTTCCATCAGATTTGCAGGTTCAGTTTTAAGTCCTAAGACAACCTACCGACCAACCTTCCATCAACATCATAAAAACAACCAGCTTCATCTCTGGGGTACTTGACAGCCACCATCCAAGTGTACCTTAGCAGTGTTAATTTCCTCATTTTTGAGCTACAGCCCTTTCTATTTTTCTAAATAATCAAGGGCCTACAAAAGCGAAGACCCAGGCATTCAACAACTACTAGATAGCCTCTCTCACTCCATTTTATGTCTGGTTGTATATAGCCACTGCTACAAGACAATAAGAACGCATTGGGTGAATTATCAAAGAAATACTTTTAGTAGTCCATCTTTAAAGGGGTTAAGGAATGGTGGTTAGGGAAGGACTGAGGAGGTAACTATTTGGCCACAGTCGTGGTGTGGttggcagtggcggttctagaccagttttaataggggggccaggttggggccggctttttggttcgggggcacatacaacccggaaaaaaggacaaatccccATTCAGACAAAACcatgtttacaatttcagcaattttgattgggtagtaaactgctgagacactttatttctgcctttcccttcagaacaaaatcactgcaagaaatctgtgattgtgtttttaatgcagactccctgtcaggggggccacaggggggtccagactcagaatTACGGGgtcactggcccctgttggcccccccctagaaccgcccctggtggTTGGACCATCTAGGAACTGTGTGTGTAGCCACTCTGGCTGTTTAGGTGTTGAAGAGTTTGTGCTGTGGGGAAACTTAGAAGGCTAGTCTCTggtttatatttatgttttaatcatGCTTCGTTCAAAACATCCGGACAAAAATGTCTCACATCACTTTTACTTTATGATCTGGTGAATaaattagcttaagaaaacacCACACAACAAAACGATTCTGAATGTTGAATTGATTGTGCTTTGAAGTTTTTAGGGCTGATACAGGCTTGGTGTGTAATGTGAAAAGCCAATCCTTTAATTTTGTGAACAGGCTAGAAGTGCATTGATTTAGATGTTGCTGCTGCAAGGAATTGTGGGACTAAATCTCCTTTCTATACAGCATAGTCCAGCGTTTCCTATACTAAATGACATCTGTACTGAGCATTGCATTACTAAAAGCCACAAATGTCAAACTAGTGGTGGCACTTGAGGTGAAGTTAAGGGATCTACAGTCAATAGACTTCCTCCTCCATAGACAATAAATCCAATCCAAACTTTCATGGCAATCAATCTGTAGTTGAGATATCTCAAATTTATTCTGTTCATGCCACTTGCATGGCTTAGTATGTAACATGCTGAAAAAGAGAAATCACCAACAATATATCACAGTGCTCAAATTATTTTGTGTTGAATTTAAAGGCTGTATGGGGCGCACATTTTAGTTAAGCTATGATTAAGAAGAGTAAGTTTAATTGAATTGTATATTTGTAAGGACTTAGGGCTGTTTTTATAGCATTACTtgtaaacttttgttttttaaaaactaagctgagaaaaaaatatttttttctttttttttaaatgtattctttaGCCTGACTTGTATATAGGTTTATTGAAGCCACgagcaaatgaaaaatgaatgaatacaccAAAATTCAAAAGTCGTTTTAAGTGGATTGGTATGCTCCAagttggttgtttgtttttctttcgtTTTTGTACTTCTTCAGGTTCTGGACTCAATGTAATTTGCTGGCTCttagctttatttgtgtttttaggtGTTCACATACCAAATGGCTGCATTGAAGGTCTGGCCTTAATCATCAGTGAAGAAACAGTATCTTCTCAATTCTGAGGGTCAGGGACTCCAGTCAAGTATAAAAAGGAGTACAATTTCAAATAATTTCTTTAGATGTGGATTATAAACATCACtataaaactaaaaataaaacaatatataaaaatcACTACTAGAGGTTGGGAATGGAAACTCAGTTTTCTTCACTCCATTGTGCTTACCACACAGCcaccaccacaaaaaaaaaaggttacagTCCTGATAATTACAGACCACACGATAATCCCAAAAGATgctcttttaaaagaaaaaatgaaaaattaacaaACCCGAAGATGCCTCTCTGCTCTTGACTCAGTCTTTCTTAAAGAATCTCATATTTTAACATAAGCATGTAAAGATACACATGTCCCATTTCAGGCCCCATACAGAGTGTCTCTACAGTATGTTCAACTCACTGGAGTCAGGCTGCAGTATCTTAAATGTAACTATGAGCTTGATTGATTTTCTTAACCAGGGATAACAAAAGGCATAAACCACAGGATTTAGACAGGAGTTAAAATAATACAACCATAATACAAAGGCTGCAGATGCAGCATTGAGCAAGTTATCTTGGCCTGTAAGAGCAACACAATAATATGGTAAGAGACATATTAGaaacaaaactacaacaacaccaagagtcctggctgctttcatttcagatttctttGCAGATACTTTCCCTGATTGTGTGACAGCTGCAATATGAGCTTGCATGGCACGAGCCTGAGACACAGCCACTACAAATATTCtcatatacaaaacaacaataacagtaatGGGAACAATGAAGGAAAACGTGAGATCTACAAGTCCAGCAATGTAGTTAATTAAAAATATACACTCCCCAATGCAGGAGTGATACCTGCCTGGTTGTTTCATTATGTCCTTCAGGATCAGACACTGAAAAATTACAGAGCATATCCAACACAGACATATACACACCTGAactcttttttgtgtgatttcactGTAGTAATGCATAGGATGACAAATAGCTACATAGCGGTCAACAGATATGAGCACCATGTTTCCTACTGAAGCTGAGGCAATAGTATAATCTAAATACTGATACAGAGTACACATGAAGTCACCAGCGAACCAGCAGCCATCTATTAGCATAATTGGAAAGAACATGAGGAGGCCAACAACGAAATCTGAGACAGCcagcgagaggaggaggaggttggtaGGGGTGTGGAGCTGCCTGGAGAGGAAGAACAGCATGAATTTATCATATTAATCAGCATTCAGATAACAGCAGATCGAGCACATGACTGAAATATGATCAGACTATTTCTCACAGTTTATATGTCAGTACTCTTGACTACTTTTCATTAGTTTCATATATAAATGAATGTCTACTTGAAGTGGGAGATAGAGATGATGACCAGCAGGTTAAGAGCTGCAGTGAGCAGAGCGATGAAGGACAGCAGAATGTAAATCAGCATGGTTTCAAAGTGAGGACGTGTTGGCTTCCTGCAGGAGCTGTTGAGGAGTTGTGGAAAGCAGAGTTCAGTTTCCTCCAAGGTCTCCATcaccagagagaggagaaccTGCTGAGCTCTGGCAGCTTTTTGACCAAAGCTTTCTGTCATACAACTCATTTATCACTATCCTTCCAGCCCAGCCCTCCTTCCTCCCCACCTCTGCTGATTTGTTCCTCTCCATAGAGATTGAACTAGTATGCCTTCTTTGTTCATACTCCTCAGTGTTGGTGACTCTGGTTTATGTTTATCTCCACCAACTATTGTCATCTGCCAGATGTCATAGTTCAAAGTTGGCTGAGCTCAAATGGTAAATGTTGCTCACTCTGAGAGCACATTCTTCCCCTAATCTTTGTGCACTTGATAATATCCCATCTGGTAGAAAGCCCATTAACTTTTCTTACTCCTGGAAATGCGTGTAAAATTATCCCAAAACGCTTATCCCAGTCATGTCAAAAGTACATTCAAAGCTGTTGGCAGGGGCTCTGCCAGGGaatttgggccccatgaaaagaaatgtaattggGCCCTTGTACAGTCCGGCGAAAACATTTAATGccgttttatataaaactatgcattttaatgatactTTTGTCTatcattcccatatttgtgGTCCTGCATGCAGGTCTAATTTTTATCGCCACAACTGTAGACTCACAGGCGGTAGCATTGGATTTTgggtgaaaaaatacatatattagGCTATATGGTCGTTGCgatttaatcttctgatttccagaaaatataaacatttctctgattgtactGAGAGTTGTATTGACTAGCACAGTCTGCATACaacagaaatgttctcctctcttcctactgcaaagcagaaaggtgagtcccaaactactgaccaaacgtTCTATTTTAGTGATAGctgaatttgaactatatcATATATAAACACGCAcatgctctttttatttcaaaattgtttttaatacatgaaaatgattctgaaataaatatggattataggctATTCTATAGttggctgacagacagctgctgctgttgatgcaCTACATATCTGTTtgaacaacatgtttattttaattatactCTTCCTCATTGATCATTAtgtgagaaaataatttgtgtttgaatttctgTCATCAATAAAtatttccctttcttttttgtaatgGTAAAAATagcaagagagacagagaaatccAGACAAACTCCCTGCAATGATGCTAACTGGCATGTCACTGAACACAATGTTGCTCACCTTCTTCACTGGGACAGGGAGGAGAAGGGTACAGGGGAGGGGGACAGTTATGGGGAGACTGGGGGGCTGCTGACTAATCTGTTGTTAAGTCTGCTAAAAGAGGCAGGGACAAtgatttaatataaatatcttGCTAAATACTTCCCTGCACTGattaaatgtttctgaaatgtaGGCTAACACTAGTCTGTCACCTTTCTTGGTGAAAAACTGGGGCGCAGATTGTCACcctttcctttgtttttcctctctttctttcctctctttcctttttttaaaaaccagatTTTGATTTAAGCAACAAGGGCGCTAGGGCaggaccaaaccatttcatgCAGAAACAGGGGGGTGGTGGATCAATATGGATGTTTACTTTTTGGTAAATGGGGATAATTATCTTTTACTgccaaaaacaagtaaaaacaaagagatcattaatttaattattatatttgaaatatgTACTCAATGATGATGGTTTAATAAATTTATAGTAGTTTTTTTCTACCTATTTTTGGGTCAGGTGCCCTTGGAATTGTCCTAACTTTTCCCCCTATATGGCGCCCCTGACTGTTGGTGAACCATTTGGAGTACAGACATGGTTTAGGGCTCTTTTGAATTGTTATTAAGATGATTTTGTGCTGGGTTCGAAGAACCTGAATCACAGCTTAAAtttgttaaaacaaaataagcCTGAAAATGACCTGTCAGCTGTAATACACACTGGGCCCTATTATGACAGCCCATGGCGGCAGTCTAAAGTGCAGCCAGCTAGTTATTTTAAGGCGTGTCCAAGTCCATTTTACTAGTTGAACAACAGATAATCTGCAGGCATGGCGCACAGCAGCAGAAACTAGTTTGCGTATCCCTACATTAACAAGTGCAATTGTGcacaagaaacagctgatgaaCTTCACTGTGTTAAAGCCTCCTGAGAGTTGGACCCTGAAGCAGAGACAGGCAGGCTTGTAggtgtgaaaatgtttattttaactAAAAGCtccacaagtaaaaaaaaatatgcaataaGCGTCTGGCAAGGCAGGCAGGGAAACTCAGCGTCAAGAAAATGCTCAGGAATGGGGCAAAATAAGGAACTCAGGCAACGAGGTACCCAgaactgaaaaaacacacaaggaaaATGAGAACATGGTCAGCTCTACCAACCAGACGGAATTATCTGGCAGGGGAGTAGGATGAAGACCAGAGGTTTTAAGGAGGTAATGAGTGAATGGCTGCAGGTCAGCCCCGTCAGCCAAGCCCTGCAGAGGGGTAGGAACAAAGAGGTGGGGAAAACAGACAGGGCAAAAACACACCGAACACAGAACCCTCACACAGTGATTATTTAAAACTCTTAACTCCTTTCCTTTGGAGAGTTTATAACTATGTTCATGGAattgtttaaaataactgaaagcagccactcaaatcataaaatcagagtatATTAAACTTTCTGTGTAGGTGCTTTTTgttccctgctggaaaaaccagcatagaccagcatatgttgtgttttggtgctggtatgctggtgaccagcatcccatgctggtgctggtatgttgatgctggtatgctggtgaccagcatgtgtcaacaacttatttcatattgcagagGAGTGAATTTGGCTGTGAAAATCCAATACAGggcacagagtcagtgaggttgtcacagaacaccaagtttattgaatacaagcttcaaacctgcaagattttgggctcatttgagggcacccgaaacaaactgcactgtaaatgcaacactttgttgCTTCCATTTCTCTACGAGTTTAAGTTAAcaattttagtttttcttttgtatgtacacaaaataatttcttctttcagatgttgagcacacatttgttaaaatccaataaaataagccctccagctgacaggtgtggcaaatcaagatgctgattgaacaggactcaggcacaggtgttccctgccggcaccagcatgggatgctggtaattggatgctggtgaccagcttcCTCATCACTATCACCAGCAAGACTATGCTGGTAGGCCATCATAATTAATGGGACCTTGCTGGTAGCTACTTCTtcatgctggtccaccagctaaaccagcaccaaaccagcactAACCAGCATATGCCAGCATACACCAGCATGGAAACCGTGCTGGTCAATGctggttttttcagcagggttcTTCCATGGCACATTCACTTTCTACTGCCTCACGATAGCAATGTGCCATAAGTGCGTCTGACCACACCTCATTTTTAGACCAACACCCCTGGGGGCACCCAGGTTAGCGTAGGAACATCTACTTTTTTAgtgtttaatatatttattaacGTTTAGACAGAAGTGTgcaaaaaacagcaataacaacAGTTTTTCAagaaaggaaagacaaaaacaaaaaaaaaactccaccccatacaaaaacaaactcctTGCCCTCACTGTAAAACAAtctgtaaaacacaaatatatgtAGACCTTCAGTGCGTAAATCAGTCAGAATACTGAATAAAGATTCTTGTACTTTTGTCGATGGTTGGTTAAAAAACGTCAGAAAAGGCCCTCACACCTGATAAAATTTCCTTTCAGAACCCCTCAACACAAATCTAATTTTCTTCAGTTTAAGGTGATATGATACATCTTTCACCAATGTGAAACAGTAGGCGGGGCAGCATCCTTTCGTTTCAAGAGGACCAAGCGGCTTGCTAACAGAGTTGAAAAGGCAATGAGCTTCTGACCCCCGACAGGCAGTCCTAACCCCTCACCAGTGACCCCGAAAAGCAGTAAAAGAGGATTTAATGTTATATTTACACCAAGTACACAAGAAAGTGCTTCACAAATACCCTCCCAATACTGCTGTATTAAAGTGGCTTCCTCCAGTTTACATCTGTCGCACGTTGGGTCAATATGAGGGTAAATTCTTGCCAGTTTGGATTTGTGAATATGAGCTCGGTGTACCACTGAATAAGAGTGTGTCTCGCACACATTGAAGATGAATTAATTTTCTTCAAAACTTGAGTCCAGTCTGCTTCACTGATACCGGTTTTGAGATCTCGCTCCCAAGCCTCTTTGATGGCAGACATGGAAGGAGAGAGACTCATACTTTGGagatcaaaatgttttctaaattgTAAGTAGATTTTTACGGAATTATGGACAACAGGATTATTAAACGTTATGTTTGGAGGTAGTGGAATTGATGTACCAATTACAGCTGGTCGGGACAAGGAGCTACAGGAAAGCTTCTCCATCTCCACCCATTTTGGTACACTATTACCAGAATAGCAATGTACCGAAAAGGACAAATCACAAAGATTAGCAGCCCAGTAGTAATATCGAAAATTTGGAAGTGCTAGGCCGCCATCCTGCTTTGACTTCTGCAGGTGTTCTTTACGCAAACGTGGTTTCTTGCCATTccaaataaaagataatatCGCTGAATCAAGCTTCTTAAAATAAGCATTGGAAATGAACACAGGGAGgctctgaaataaatataaatacctGGGTAGCAAAGACATTTTAACAACATTCACTCTCCCAACCAATGAGAGTGGAAGGAGTGACCAGCTGGATAAGAGGAACATCTACTTTTTTACACAATGATGGTGCTGGGCATGGAAGTGACAGCTGTGTCAGTCTGAAGCTAGCATGTACTGCTTTGCGCCTAGCATATGATAGACTGGGTACACATCATGCAAtctaattttgaaaaaaaagtgctcaaaagaaaaacatgcatagATCTATATGAACTTCATGTTTAAATGTATAGCTttagaaaacacaaattaattatACATTCCTGGATTTGAAATTCAGATTTCATAATGCATATATCATTCAGAGGCTAGTGTAAGTGGTTCAGGAAAGAGGATCACTCACTGGTTATAGTAGGCTCTAGATAGATTTGAGCATCTATGCCTGACACAGAAGCTCACATCTGATAGCTCCATCTCATGTGTGGATCCAAATCATGAAGCGAGTGGAAGAACCCTCTTCTCTCCGTGGTTCTTGTTTATTTACTCTATTTAATTGGCCCCCTTTCACATCTCTTAGACCCTGAGCACGTCATACTTAAatgtcccatattatactgtttttcatcaattccacacagctgtcagaggtccaacaacactgtatttgaaatgtattgccccaaactcatccgtggtcctgaatttcaacTGTCTAAGAGTTGCTCAAGTGAGCTATACTGAGCTttactgagctctactgagctctattgagagcaggctgtttctgtgcctgcacctttaaatgctatgagctctgtctgtcaacgCGTGCCTtccctgctacacgcccctctcagggaaaGGGTGCCGCttacgttagcagtagcatgtactaatgtttacggtggatgtttACGCTATGGCTCGCCTAGGTTCTGttgttcaaccataccagtttgacccagtatcggacccagaaggagaggctcctgaagaaatacagactctgcgACTGCAGCacgacgtttcagaatggtttgTGTGTCCTAGTATGTTACCTAGTTTGTTcttatgtgttgttacagttactaccacgTAGCTAATGCTAGTTTCTGCTAACGGTTAAGGTAACTTAAATAGTTTTTCGGCAACTTTAAACACTATCAAAACATGACGACACCTACCTGATcccgtatggttgggactgatccttttacgagggtcagtgtagAGGCAAAGCCGGCTAACGAGCTAGCTCATTAATGCTAATAGTTGCTAACAGTAAGAAGTCCCTCACGTGtatatgtttgtattattactgtaTATTACTGATTGTAAGtaagctgaatgattcattctttaccattcctggtactgtatagttaataatgTACATGCTGTTCTGGTAACTGttcctttttattctctgttacagaaccacacacacacacacacacacacacacacacacgccttcCATACATCCTTCACACatttcacccacacacactcatctgtcACACCCACACCCTCAACCGTTCTTAATCAGCAATAAAGAAACTAAAAGGAACATCTGGACTTGTGTATTCTAACCGATGCCCCCCAGCGGCCACAAGTGATTCAATCCAGTTTACTATACAATCCTTACAATAAACCACCACAAcagcccccctctcggatatctccggGGAGAGGAGGGTGCCATGCCATGCCAGTAGCAGCCTATCATAGCAGCTCCCAGTACGTTATAGTTTTTATTGTGTATAGCAACACTTGAGTGTTTAAAGGGTTTTtagcttgtttttcttttgtaattgtTCACTGTGCTGTGGATTTATACACAATCCACACATCAAGATGCCTTTTCACCGGTTTGGATATCTCCTTGTTACTTTTTTCATACTTGGGTCTCTCCTGATGACTAGAAGCCATGTCTGCTATACAGCCGGCATTATATACAATCGCGAGCAGCTGATCGCTCTGAGGCCCCCAACCCTCTTAGCCAGGGAGAGACCCACAGTACTAGAGGAACTAAGGAGGTGACGTCGAAGCTGCAGAGCGGGGTTAAATGGAGAAGGAAGAGTAGGAAGTTTAAACCCTGGCAGATATTATGGATGAACTGGAAGTGCTCGCCAGAACTGCAGCCCTTACAGGGAGTACAGAAAGTCATGTATTATCTGTTTCACAAAAACGTGGCTACACAAGCTGATACTGGACTCCAACGCCACCATCCCCGGCTTCCACACTGTCCGAGCTGACAGAGACACCGCCACGCGCGGCAAGAAAAAAGCTTGCTGTGCTCGTGAACAACAGGTGGTGTCACCATCGGACTTCATCCATATTATCTGCCGCAGGAGTTTACAAGTGTCATCGCCATTAATTTTTACATTCTGGCATCTGGAAATGAGGAAGCCGCATGTGACGTAATCCACGCTGTGACCATCACAGGTGACTTCAACCACGTCTCTCTTTCATCCACACTCCCAATGCCTGCAAGAGTGCATTTTGCGTGTGAACGCATGGGTTAGATATTTGACCCCGGTCATAACTTGCTGTTAAAGTCCAACCTCATAGTTACACTGGTTGCATCACCTAGGCTTAAGCCTTCTTCTCGATACCACCGGTTTTAAATCTTGCATCTAGTCAGGAGCAGGTGTAAAGTCAAAATTGAGTATGTGCAATGCACTCATGTGTGTAACTTATCAGCAGTTAACAAGGCAGATCATTTATCAAGTCACAGAGTAGTCAACACAATGGTGAGGGGAGGAATACATGTCTTTTATTAGAGATGGCAGTTCACTCTATCAAGTTTCCCTCTAACTGAAGAACTCATGATTTTATAATGGAGTCTGTCTGGTATTACATTATATGTCTCAACATGGGAGATTTAGCCCACTTTAGTGATGAGAAACTAGAGCCTTCATCACTGATGGACTATTATCTTCACTTTACATTTACTGTCAGTAAATGGCTTCAGACTTTGTATGTGATCGTGCTGCATGAATGAGTGGCAAGAGACATTCACTTACAAAGCAAAAGCAATCATGTAACCCACTGGTCAGGGAAATTAGAGAGCCCACTTTAGCTCATCTCAGGCCATTAACTTACGCTGCTCACTAACACCCCTCAAAAAAAGGGCAAGGCAAATGGCAGCTcaaaaaataccaaacattCACAAATGTACAGTAAATCCATTCCAGTAACAAATTAagtccaaacacacagtaatcCATGATTAAATGATAGTGGCAAAAAATTCCGATCACGGGTGCTTATTTGTGCTTTTATCTGACAAAAAACTCCTATTAGACACCTTTATCCTGCTACACTGGAGATTTAGAGATTTAAGATTTAAATGCTAGTTTCCCAGCTAGCAATTTATTGTTCTAAAAACGTTCTGAGAATGTTACCGAGAATGTTCTTGTAATGTTTTCAGCGGGAAGTTTTCATCACGTTCCCAGAATGTTTgaggataacgttctctaaaaacattctgaaatgttttgcGATATCCTCCTtgaaatgttcagtgacaacattgccTGAACGTTATGCCCCTACGTTCTTCAAAACATTCTCAGCGGGAAGTTTTCGTcaagttcccagaatgttcgaggatgaagttctctaaaaacattccaaaaatgttttgcgataacctccttaaaatgttcaatgACAACAATGCCTGAACGTTATGCCCCAACGTTCGTCAAAAGGTTCTCAGCGGGAAGTTTTcgttaagttcccagaatgttcgaggataacgttctctaaaaacatttcaaaaatgttttgcgATAAccttattaaaatgtttactaaAAGCTCTGTAAGAACATTATGCccaaatgttcttaaaacattttcagatgaaaGTTTTTAATATTCCTGGAATTATACTATTTTAGTGTTAGataacatgcttttaaatttatttttaattttaatttccCAATTAGACATTCCTTtagagccaaaaaaaaaaaaaactaacaaaaaaaaaaaaaaacaacaaaaactggcaAAGCCCCCACTTTAAACAAAAACTTTCAACCTAACTTTGTCATGGTTCTGTGTCTGGTTGTGCCTTATGTCTTGATTTCTATGCCCTTTGGTGTcttgtcagtgttttctgtgttttttcccttcCACCTTGcacatgtttgtctccctctgtctgccagtgttatatctcctctgtgcttccccCTCGTTATTTCACCtgccctcttctctcctccctctccgcaCCTGCTCCTCGTCTCCTCATCAGTGCCTGTGCACTTAAGTCTTTGTTATCCACTCACTCCTTGTCAgttcgttgtgtgtgtgtgattcccCATGACCTCCCGTGTCTCCTCCTGTGTCCTCCTTGATGGTatgtttttggatttggactTTGTAGAATTGgttttgttgcactttgtttagcattgttattttgctactttgtcttttgGTCCTTTTGACTCCTTTAAGTTTGTTCTCCTGGCCCTTTTTTGTATCACCCTGCTTTGCTGTaattaaagcttgctttttgttcactttaatcttgcctcctgtgtgtctgcgtttgggtccacccCTTTTAGTTTTCCCCAGTCGTGACAAACTTTTTGGCAACAGTAACACAAAATACAATTTGTAATACAATAATACAAGTAAAAATCTACAAAAAGGCATAGAATATCTTCTAgcaatgtaataataataataatgactaaGCAAAAACAGGTTTTCAGAAATTTTAGCCAATTTATTGATTAGATCGATGAGAAACAAGACTAATTTTATCAATTTTAAACttcaaaaagacagaaaaaaaaatagtcagaGTCCTCCAAGAATGAGAGGCTTCTGCTCCCCTTAAGCACTGCTGTATTTTCATGGCTATGAACCACAGATGGTTCACTTGCATGATcgtcctctgtcattataacaAAAATAGTAATTAAAATCAGAATCATTATCAGATTTCTTTTTGGTAACCCTTTAA from Sparus aurata chromosome 9, fSpaAur1.1, whole genome shotgun sequence encodes:
- the LOC115588441 gene encoding trace amine-associated receptor 13c-like, translating into METLEETELCFPQLLNSSCRKPTRPHFETMLIYILLSFIALLTAALNLLVIISISHFKQLHTPTNLLLLSLAVSDFVVGLLMFFPIMLIDGCWFAGDFMCTLYQYLDYTIASASVGNMVLISVDRYVAICHPMHYYSEITQKRVQVCICLCWICSVIFQCLILKDIMKQPGRYHSCIGECIFLINYIAGLVDLTFSFIVPITVIVVLYMRIFVVAVSQARAMQAHIAAVTQSGKVSAKKSEMKAARTLGVVVVLFLICLLPYYCVALTGQDNLLNAASAAFVLWLYYFNSCLNPVVYAFCYPWLRKSIKLIVTFKILQPDSSELNIL